In a genomic window of Sus scrofa isolate TJ Tabasco breed Duroc chromosome 4, Sscrofa11.1, whole genome shotgun sequence:
- the NR1I3 gene encoding nuclear receptor subfamily 1 group I member 3 produces the protein MASGEDEPRNCAVCGDRATGYHFHALTCEGCKGFFRRTVNKSTSLICPFAGSCKVNKAQRRHCPACRLQKCLDAGMKKDMILSAEVLALRRARQVQRRAQQASLQLSKEQKALVQILLGAHTRHMGTMFDQFVQFRPPAHLFIHHQHLPPLVPELSLLMHFADINTFMIQQIIKFTKDLPLFRSLPMEDQISLLKGAAVEICQIVLNTTFCLQTQKFLCGPLRYTIEDGAHVGFQEEFLELLFGFHKTLRRLQLQEPEYVLMVAVALFSPDRPGVTQRKEIDQLQEEMALTLQSYIKGQQPSLRDRFLYAKLLGLLAELRSINKEYWYQIQNIQGLSTMMPLLQEICS, from the exons ATGGCCAGCGGGGAAGATGAGCCAAGGAACTGTGCTGTGTGCGGGGACCGAGCCACAGGCTATCACTTCCATGCCTTGACTTGTGAGGGCTGCAAGGGTTTCTTCAG GCGAACAGTCAACAAAAGCACCAGTCTCATCTGCCCCTTTGCTGGAAGCTGTAAGGTCAATAAGGCCCAGAGGCGCCACTGCCCAGCCTGCAGGTTGCAGAAGTGCCTAGATGCTGGCATGAAGAAAGACA TGATCCTATCAGCAGAAGTCCTGGCATTGCGGCGAGCAAGACAGGTTCAGCGCCGGGCACAGCAAGCATCACTGCAGCTGAGTAAGGAGCAGAAGGCGTTAGTCCAGATACTCCTGGGGGCCCATACCCGCCATATGGGCACTATGTTTGATCAGTTTGTGCAGTTCAGG CCTCCAGCTCATCTGTTCATCCATCACCAGCACTTGCCACCCCTGGTGCCTGAACTGTCTCTGCTCATGCATTTCGCGGACATCAACACTTTCATGATACAGCAAATTATCAAGTTCACCAAGGATCTGCCCCTCTTCCG GTCCCTGCCCATGGAGGACCAGATCTCCCTTCTCAAGGGAGCAGCTGTAGAAATTTGTCAGATCGTACTCAATACCACTTTCTGTCTGCAAACACAAAAATTCCTCTGTGGGCCTCTTCGCTACACAATAGAAGATGGAGCGCATG TGGGGTTCCAGGAAGAGTTTTTGGAGTTGCTCTTTGGCTTCCATAAGACACTTCGGCGACTGCAGCTCCAGGAGCCTGAGTATGTGCTCATGGTTGCTGTGGCCCTCTTCTCTCCTG ACCGGCCTGGGGTAACCCAGAGGAAGGAGATTGATCAGTTGCAAGAGGAGATGGCACTGACTCTGCAGAGCTACATCAAAGGGCAGCAGCCAAGTCTCCGGGACAG GTTTCTCTATGCAAAGCTGCTGGGCCTATTGGCTGAGCTCCGAAGCATTAACAAAGAATACTGGTACCAAATCCAGAACATCCAGGGACTGTCCACCATGATGCCGCTGCTCCAGGAgatctgcagctga
- the TOMM40L gene encoding mitochondrial import receptor subunit TOM40B isoform X2 yields the protein MSCTGYAKVAHTVHMSALGLPGYHLHAAYAGDWQLSPTEVFPTVVGDMDSSGSLNAQVLLLLAERLRAKAVFQTQQAKFLTWQFDGEYRGDDYTATLTLGNPDLIGESVIMVAHFLQSLTHRLVLGGELVYHRRPGEEGAILTLAGKYSAGHWVATLNVGSGGAHASYYHRANEQVQVGVEFEANTRLQDTTFSFGYHLTLPQANMVFRGLVDSNWCVGAVLEKKMPPLPVTLALGAFLNHWRNRFHCGFSITVG from the exons gTGGCTCACACTGTGCATATGAGTGCTCTGGGTTTGCCCGGCTATCACCTCCATGCGGCCTATGCAGGGGACTGGCAACTTAGCCCCACTGAG GTGTTCCCCACTGTGGTAGGAGATATGGACAGCAGTGGCAGCCTCAACGCCCAGGTCCTGCTTCTCTTGGCAGAGCGGCTCCGAGCCAAGGCTGTCTTCCAG ACTCAGCAGGCCAAGTTCCTGACATGGCAGTTTGATGGCGAGTATCGGGGAGATGACTACACAGCCACTCTGACCTTAGGAAATCCTGACCTGATTGGGGAATCGG TGATCATGGTCGCTCACTTCCTGCAGAGCCTCACTCATCGGCTGGTGCTGGGAGGAGAGCTAGTTTATCATCGGAGGCCAGGAGAAGAAGGGGCCATCTTGACACTGGCTGGGAAGTACTCGG CTGGACACTGGGTAGCTACATTGAATGTGGGATCAGGTGGGGCCCATGCAAGTTATTACCACAGGGCAAATGAACAG GTTCAAGTTGGAGTAGAGTTTGAGGCAAACACAAGGCTACAAGACACAACCTTCTCCTTTGGTTACCACCTGACTTTGCCCCAGGCCAACATGGTGTTTAGAG GCTTGGTGGATAGTAACTGGTGTGTGGGTGCTGTGCTGGAGAAGAAGATGCCCCCCCTGCCCGTCACCCTAGCCCTCGGAGCCTTCCTTAATCACTGGCGCAACAGATTCCATTGTGGCTTCAGCATCACTGTGGGCTGA